From the genome of Proteus vulgaris, one region includes:
- the nfi gene encoding deoxyribonuclease V (cleaves DNA at apurinic or apyrimidinic sites), producing MINTSQLRQEQTEKAQQVILTDQFTMPTYIAGADVGFEDGGAVTRAAIVIMHYPSFEILEYQIARISTTLPYIPGLLSFRECPALLSAWQLIKQKPSLIFVDGQGIAHPRRLGVASHFGLLVDTPTIGVAKSRLCGTDRAVNEDMGSHEPLMDKNEQIGWIYRSKKKCKPLYISPGHKVSMEGALQWVELCMKGYRLPEPTRWADGIASNRRLFEQLNKNKL from the coding sequence ATGATTAATACCTCACAATTGCGTCAGGAGCAGACAGAAAAAGCTCAACAAGTTATTTTGACAGACCAATTTACAATGCCTACTTATATTGCTGGTGCTGATGTTGGTTTTGAAGATGGTGGCGCAGTCACTCGCGCTGCCATCGTGATAATGCATTACCCTTCTTTTGAAATTCTTGAATACCAAATCGCGCGAATATCTACAACTCTTCCTTACATCCCTGGTTTACTTTCATTTCGAGAGTGCCCAGCATTACTGTCTGCTTGGCAATTAATTAAACAGAAACCTTCTCTTATTTTTGTCGATGGGCAAGGTATCGCTCATCCTAGAAGGCTGGGTGTTGCCAGCCATTTTGGTTTATTAGTAGACACGCCTACTATTGGCGTAGCAAAAAGTCGTTTATGTGGTACTGATCGGGCGGTCAATGAAGATATGGGAAGTCATGAGCCATTGATGGATAAGAATGAGCAAATAGGGTGGATTTATCGCAGTAAGAAAAAATGTAAACCCCTGTATATATCTCCGGGTCATAAAGTGAGTATGGAAGGTGCTTTGCAGTGGGTTGAGTTGTGTATGAAAGGGTATCGATTGCCAGAACCAACGCGTTGGGCTGATGGTATTGCTTCAAATAGGCGATTATTTGAGCAGTTGAATAAGAATAAGCTCTAA
- the hemE gene encoding uroporphyrinogen decarboxylase yields the protein MSELKNDRYLRALLRQPVDVTPVWMMRQAGRYLPEYKETRAQAGDFISLCKNTELACEVTLQPLRRFPLDAAILFSDILTIPDAMGLGLYFETGEGPRFKSPINSLADIQKLPIPDPEDELGYVMNAVRAIRHALQGSVPLIGFSGSPWTLATYMVEGGSSKAFTKIKKMMYAEPQALHLLLDKLADSVILYLNAQIKAGAQSIMIFDTWGGVLTGRDYQLFSLHYMHKIVDGLIREYDGRKVPVTLFTKGGGRWLEAMAATGCDALGLDWTIDIEDARRRVGDKVALQGNMDPSMLYAPPARIEQEVETILAGFGKGNGHVFNLGHGIHQDVPPEHAGAFIDAVHRLSKPYHQDND from the coding sequence ATGAGTGAGTTGAAAAACGACCGCTATTTACGTGCGTTGCTGCGCCAACCTGTTGATGTCACCCCAGTTTGGATGATGCGTCAGGCAGGCAGATATCTTCCTGAGTATAAGGAAACACGGGCACAGGCGGGGGATTTCATCTCATTGTGCAAAAATACAGAATTGGCATGTGAAGTGACATTACAGCCTTTAAGACGCTTTCCTTTAGATGCCGCTATTTTATTTTCTGATATTTTAACTATCCCTGATGCAATGGGGCTAGGCCTTTACTTTGAAACTGGTGAAGGACCTCGTTTTAAGTCCCCAATAAATAGCCTTGCCGATATTCAAAAACTGCCAATTCCTGATCCTGAAGACGAACTTGGCTATGTAATGAATGCAGTACGTGCAATTCGTCATGCATTGCAAGGCAGTGTGCCATTAATCGGTTTTTCGGGAAGCCCTTGGACACTGGCAACCTACATGGTGGAAGGTGGAAGTAGTAAGGCCTTCACAAAAATAAAAAAAATGATGTACGCAGAGCCACAAGCACTACATCTATTACTGGATAAACTCGCAGATAGCGTTATCCTTTATTTGAATGCTCAAATTAAAGCGGGTGCACAATCCATCATGATCTTTGATACATGGGGTGGTGTACTAACAGGACGTGATTACCAACTTTTCTCATTACACTACATGCATAAGATTGTTGATGGTCTTATTCGCGAATACGATGGAAGAAAAGTTCCTGTAACCTTATTTACTAAAGGTGGCGGTCGTTGGCTAGAAGCAATGGCAGCAACAGGTTGTGATGCATTAGGGCTAGATTGGACGATTGATATCGAAGATGCACGTCGTCGAGTAGGGGATAAAGTAGCCTTACAAGGTAATATGGATCCTTCTATGCTGTATGCGCCACCAGCTAGAATAGAGCAAGAAGTCGAAACTATTCTTGCTGGGTTTGGTAAAGGCAACGGTCATGTCTTTAATCTTGGGCACGGTATTCATCAAGATGTTCCACCAGAGCATGCTGGTGCATTTATTGATGCGGTTCACCGTTTATCGAAGCCTTATCATCAGGATAATGATTAA